A region of Saccopteryx leptura isolate mSacLep1 chromosome X, mSacLep1_pri_phased_curated, whole genome shotgun sequence DNA encodes the following proteins:
- the PABPC5 gene encoding polyadenylate-binding protein 5, which yields MGSGEPNPANKKKKYLKAALYVGDLDPDVTEDMLYKKFRPAGPLRFTRICRDPETRNPLGYGYVNFRFPADAEWALNTMNFDLINGKPFRLMWSQPDDRLRKSGVGNIFIKNLDKSIDNRALFYLFSAFGNILSCKVVCDDNGSKGYAYVHFESLAAANRAIWHMNGVRLNNRQVYVGRFKFPEERAAEVRTRDRATFTNVFIKNFGDEMDDEKLKEIFSEYGPTESVKVIRDASGKSKGFGFVRYETHEAAQKAVLDLHGKSIDGKVLYVGRAQKKIERLAELRRRFERLKLKEKSRPPGVPIYIKNLDETIDDEKLKEQFSSFGSISRAKVMVEIGQGKGFGVVCFSSFEEATKAVDEMNGRIVGSKPLYVTLGHARRRW from the coding sequence ATGGGGAGTGGGGAGCCTAATCCTgctaacaagaaaaagaagtaccTCAAAGCTGCCTTGTATGTGGGTGACTTGGACCCAGATGTCACTGAGGACATGCTTTATAAAAAGTTCAGGCCTGCTGGTCCTCTTCGCTTCACCAGAATCTGCCGTGACCCAGAGACCCGCAACCCTCTGGGCTATGGCTATGTTAACTTCCGCTTTCCTGCGGATGCTGAGTGGGCCCTGAACACTATGAATTTTGATTTGATTAATGGCAAGCCATTCCGCCTCATGTGGTCTCAGCCAGATGACCGTTTAAGAAAGTCTGGAGTTGGAAATATATTCATCAAAAACTTGGATAAATCTATAGACAATAGggcccttttttatttattttctgcttttgggAACATCCTCTCCTGCAAAGTTGTATGCGATGACAATGGCTCAAAGGGTTATGCCTATGTGCACTTTGAAAGCCTGGCAGCTGCCAATAGAGCCATCTGGCACATGAATGGTGTACGACTCAACAACCGCCAGGTGTATGTTGGCCGATTCAAATTTCCGGAAGAGCGAGCAGCTGAAGTTAGGACCAGGGATAGAGCAACGTTCAccaatgttttcattaaaaattttggaGATGAAATGGATGATGAAAAACTGAAGGAAATTTTCAGTGAATATGGGCCAACTGAGAGTGTTAAGGTAATAAGAGATGCCAGTGGGAAATCTAAAGGTTTTGGGTTTGTACGATATGAGACGCATGAGGCCGCCCAAAAGGCTGTGTTAGACTTGCATGGAAAGTCCATTGATGGGAAAGTCCTATATGTAGGGAGAGCACAGAAGAAAATTGAACGTCTGGCTGAGTTAAGACGAAGATTTGAACGgctgaaattaaaagaaaaaagtcggCCTCCAGGGGTCCCTATCTATATTAAAAACTTAGATGAGACCATCGatgatgaaaaactgaaagagCAATTTTCTTCCTTTGGATCAATTAGCCGAGCCAAAGTGATGGTGGAAATAGGCCAAGGGAAAGGGTTCGGTGTCGTCTGCTTCTCCTCTTTTGAAGAGGCTACCAAAGCAGTAGATGAGATGAATGGTCGTATAGTGGGTTCCAAGCCGCTGTATGTCACCCTGGGCCATGCCAGGCGCAGGTGGTGA